The genomic stretch GAATTTATGTTCTTCGTTTAATTCCTAGTAAGGGTTCTCTTCAATACTTCCATTGTATTAGGGGTGTGCCCCAATGGGCTttattaatgatacaaaattacttacaaaaaaaagtcatatttatgatttatttattaattcagatatttaaaaaagaaaatccatgaCAATTGTATCAATGGTGAGTTCAAAGGTAATCGTGTAAGTTATATGATATGAATAAACTTATATGGTTCATATTGCTGGTTTAAAGATAGTGGAGGTCAGATTTTCATCTTGTtctcaattttaaaagaatttttcgGAGAGGTgagaaaataatgtttttgAGGGAATTTCATAAAGCTTCTTTGCAAGTTATCTTAAACAGCCTTGTCATTTATAATTTGCCTACTGTCTTTTGAGGAAATTTCATATATTGCCGTACTGCATATACTATGTTCTTTGATATTTGTGGTTCGTGTATGTTTCTAATACACCAACTACAGAGGATGAAGACAGAGAGAAACTAGCAAAGGAAATTTCAAAGGACTGGAGCTCTGGTATGTTGTACTTTTgggaacattttttttccctattggTTTAACTGATTTGCTACAATGTACCATGAATATTCCTGATCCTTTTTGAGTAATTGCAGTTTTTGAGCAAAGCATAAACACATTGTTTCTCACTGAAATGGTCCGGGGTCTGATGCTGACACTCAAATACTTCTTTGATAACAAAGTTACTGTAAGTGTCTTCCTACACCCATTGTCCAGCATGGATTGCTAAAGCTTGATTTAAATTTCCTAATTTTTGTTATGCAGATCAATTATCCATTTGAGAAGGGCCCTTTGAGCCCTCGTTTTCGTGGTGAACATGCCCTACGTCGATACCCAACTGGAGAGGAACGTTGCATTGCATGCAAACTCTGTGAAGCGGTAagaggtttttttatttttttgggtagttATTATAGGCAAATCAATGTCGGTCGCAATATCTTCATCTCCATCACATGGGGATATAAATTCTCTTGTGTCTTTATTTTTCTGGTCCCTAGTTGAATTACATTTTGAGTTTGTGGATGTGGACTCCTGGGCTGGCAATGGCCAGTGACAGCCTTGTTATCTTAGATAGTGCCTAGAAGCCTGGTCCTGTCATTGCAAGTTACTATTCCTGTTTGACTACCAAAACTTGAGTGGATTTTTGNNNNNNNNNNNNNNNNNNNNNNNNNNNNNNNNNNNNNNNNNNNNNNNNNNNNNNNNNNNNNNNNNNNNNNNNNNNNNNNNNNNNNNNNNNNNNNNNNNNNattagtttttttttttttttttgaatgaagtactgatctttattaaaaaaatctgaAGGGATACATGAAAATATCTAGAGCCACGAGACTCTAAATACCAAGAAACTCAAAGAGCTTCTAGACCAACAAGAGCAACTTGCTCTCTAACAACTACATCATGAATGATTTCCGGGACTTCTTCTATTCAGATTCTAGACACCCCAGTGGAAAATCCTGTCCTCGCCAACATATGAGCTGCTTCATTTGCCTCTCTTCGAACATGTTCCACTTCCCATCTTCTGAAGCCCGGCAGTAAGGTATGGATGTCCTCAATAATTTGTCCAAAATTGCTTCATGTTGAAACTCCTTTTATGGCTTGAACCACTGATTTTGAGTCTCCTTCCA from Corylus avellana chromosome ca1, CavTom2PMs-1.0 encodes the following:
- the LOC132167160 gene encoding NADH dehydrogenase [ubiquinone] iron-sulfur protein 8-B, mitochondrial-like — translated: MAAILARKSLQALRARQLAVSGQTLQGSHRYGLQLSAHPYSTKKEDEDREKLAKEISKDWSSVFEQSINTLFLTEMVRGLMLTLKYFFDNKVTINYPFEKGPLSPRFRGEHALRRYPTGEERCIACKLCEAVRGFFIFLGSYYRQINVGRNIFISITWGYKFSCVFIFLVPS